The segment GCACGGTCGCGCCGACCCGGATCGTCCCCCCCGGTACGATGAAACGACGCGAGGCGAGCGCATCGATCACCGCCCCGTCGGCGGCCTCGGGATCGACCGACACGTCGAACGATTCGACGGCGATCGCCGGGGGGACCGGCAGGCGATCGTGCAGGGCGCGGAGCAATCGCCAGCGCCCCGGCTCGTCGAGCCGCCAGGGGTTGCGGTCGCCGTCGGTCAGGACCACGACCTCGGCGGCCGGGTGGCGGCCCGATTGTTCGAGGACGCGGAAGGCCTCGCCGAGCGCCGCGGGCAGGTCGGCCGAACCTCCCGGGGGCGGCAGGGCATCGAGGGCGCCCCGGATGCGCGACCGATCGACGCCCGGCGGGTCG is part of the Bremerella sp. JC817 genome and harbors:
- a CDS encoding VWA domain-containing protein; translated protein: DPPGVDRSRIRGALDALPPPGGSADLPAALGEAFRVLEQSGRHPAAEVVVLTDGDRNPWRLDEPGRWRLLRALHDRLPVPPAIAVESFDVSVDPEAADGAVIDALASRRFIVPGGTIRVGATV